In [Phormidium] sp. ETS-05, the genomic window TCCCCCGTCACCCCGTCACCCCGTCCCCCCATCCCCTTGGCGGGGAGGTAGTTCACCGATAGGATGGATGAGAGCAGAATTAGGAGACCGCAGCGGATGCGATTGATTTTGTATAGCAAGCCGGGATGCCACTTGTGCGAGGGATTGCTGGAAAAGCTCGAACAAGTGCGCTCCTTGAGCTTAGAGGTGGAAGTCAGAGATATCACGACTGTGGAGGACTGGTTCCAAGCATATCAGTACGAGGTGCCAGTTTTATGTCAAGAATCCATATCTGGGGAGGGTGTTCAAGAACAAAGGCTCCCCCGCATCTCCCCCCGCGCCAGCGTCGCACAAGTGGAACAAATGCTGAGCAAATTTTTTCCGCCACCATGACTGATTTTAGCGCTATAAAAATGAAAATAGGCAAAAATACTAATTTTGTCGTCACTACGGTGACACACCACTGTAAGGAATCATCAAG contains:
- a CDS encoding glutaredoxin family protein, with product MRLILYSKPGCHLCEGLLEKLEQVRSLSLEVEVRDITTVEDWFQAYQYEVPVLCQESISGEGVQEQRLPRISPRASVAQVEQMLSKFFPPP